Below is a genomic region from Venturia canescens isolate UGA chromosome 1, ASM1945775v1, whole genome shotgun sequence.
GTATACAATATGTTCTTGAACACAGTTCCTTCTTTAGAATTTAAAACTTTTCTATTGCTGCacccgtttttttccttttctgttTTTCGATTCAGTCAAAATGAAAGATTGAATATCGATTTCGTGCCAAGCACGAAATTTTAGGATATTTAACTTAGTTCGTGGTATACACGCGAACGAAGGAAAACGTGAAACTAGAAATTGCTTTCCCGATTTTTTGGCTCCTTTCGCCACTCATAAACTGTTAGAAAAGTAAGTTACAGCAATTCGAAGATCAATGAAGACTGAGAGAAGAAACGCGCGGAATTGATACAAAGATTggcattttttctcctctcgatGAAACCAGCGTTTTTGAGAATTCTCTCTTCACCGATTTTTTGTCCTTTGATTTCCAGCTTGTATTGCTTTATATGTAGAGACCGTCGCGAGCTTTCAAACCCGGACTGTAACTTCTATAGTTTTTAAGATACTGGTGTCTCGGACTTATCGATGGCTGTTTTGTTATGTTCGCCATCGCACAACCCATTATCAGTTCCAAACCCCGACATAGTGTCTGATAAAATAGCCACGGCCATGGCCTGGGAAATTGATTCGGAGCTGGTTGAGTTCCGTAGTGCACAGTCTCTCCTAGAAGACCTACAATTACGAATGAACATACATTGAGCTCGGGGAAAATTaccttctcaaattttttattcgttatctTCACATAATCGATGGAATTAGTCCGTATAGAAAAagcaaaattattaaatagaCCAAGACCCCTTTCGCGTGTACCTTTTTCTAGGGGATTATTCACTATGAAAAGGTCATTGAAAAAATCCGTAAGCTACCTTGTCGACTATTTAcccccgtttttttttaaaccccCAATAATTCGGAAGGTTTATCATATTATTTACCAATGATAAAGTCCATAAATCGTGTCCTCGTGCGTAATTTATATATCAACTCTAAAATACTCGTTATCGtcacaaaatttgaataccctgaaaattaaacattttattttagcAATTTTACCGTTTATATGCAATGATAAATCcagggaagaaaaaaccaaGCGCATACTTCGAAAGTACAAACACCGAGGACACGATTTGTGCACTTTATCATTGGAAAATAATACAAGGCTTCCGGATcctggatttaaaaaaaacggacCTCAAAAAtgtctactttttttttttatgaattttaatgGCACCATTGAAAAGAACGATCTCAAAAATAGTCGACAAGGAAcgttacgaattttttcaatgacgtTTTCACAGTGAATAATCCCCTTGAAAAGGGTCCATGCGAAAGGTGTCTTTGGGCGTATAAAAGTTTTTACTGCacgttgaaatttcgttccaaGGAAATCTAACCGTCAATGTTATGCTGGAATTATTGTAGACAAAATTCTCAACGTTTATTCTCGTGATTTTGATTGGTACCAAGTTGGGTCTCATGTTGGTGAGGTCAAGTCGAATTGACTTTGAAGCTTTTCcgatttttaacaaaatatatcgCAATGACAGTTGGTGCTTCAACATTTCTGAGACATAATACTTTAGGAATAAAGAAACCTGAAGATTTATTGGAACTCGAGTGATTAAATAATGATTGGTGTGGTGACATTGAGGTTGTTATTGACTTGCTTACCGTAAGGACCGAATATCCGTAGGATATCGACAGCGCACAAAACTATGCCCAGTATCGCCGTAGCATAAGTGACATTGAGAACTCGTCGCATCTGAGATTTTTTTGCTGCTGCCGAATTCACATCCGGTAAGTATAATGGAGCATCGCTTTTCGATCGATTAACGTGAGCTATGTGATTAAGAATCGCATGAAGAGTGAAATCGTTACCCTGTAAAGCGATAAAATAGCGTAACTTTGAGAACACGATTATTTTGCTTACTCTTTGGTGACGAATTGAGGAAATAACAAGAATCTGATCTCAcgattaattatttaaatagAATTTTATAGAGTTATGCATAAACGACGCATAGATTTCAgccaaaaattgaagaatttgaaacgtgaaaattttgcacaaaatttgtaaagggagaaatcccaaaaaaaaaaaagggaaatgcaTCAATTAAACGGCGTTGTGACGGTGAccctcttcgattttttttattttttaatatgtttttataTATGGTAAACGAAGTCTTCAGCTAAATTTTTAGCTCGTTATCTCCACCCATGCCGAAGTCAGCGATATGGATGGATaatagctcgaccaaaaattatatctgattggaatttccgtacttcgtgatgcaataaaaatctgaaaaaattcaacaacatttggaaagctgtgaacaacaattatcaataataatatttcccaaaagttaataacacattgtttaaacaattaattattcaattattttgcggtgacctattgtttttttttttacgtatcaaatgtgtgtatttttccgaaggctcatgaattttttcagagttttcgtggatttttgaaatttcttgaaaaaattttgaaaaaaattttaaaaaatttgaatttctcgAGGTTACTGGaccaaaaatgtacaaatagagccacttgaaaaatttaaaaaagggaatttcaaaaatccacgaaaattctgaaaaaaatcacgagcatgcagaaaaatgcgcacattcgattcgtaaaaaaaaacaatagatcaccgcaaaattattgaataattagttgtttaaacaatttgttattaacttttgggcaatattattattgataattgtttttcatagctttccaaatgttgttgaattttttcagatttttattgtagcacgaagtacggaaattccgatcaagatataatttttcaaagtttcaaaGTGCGGGCTGAACTTTTCACAGTATCCAGCGAACCGGAAAGTATCGAAAGTTATAATTGATCCTAAATTAtagatataaaataaaaacataaatttcTATACTCAACCACGACTCTGTTGTCATTAATTTGAGCATCAGGAAGCAAGCTGCTCTCCGCTGTGATGTCTTCGGAATCTTCCTTATTTTTGTCGTTCTTCCACGTGAGGCTCTTTTTGCGAGCTTTATTTTTGTCATCGAAACTCGATTTATCATTCATTAGAGATGCTTTTTCGTTACAGTCCGGTTGGTCAGAGTCGGATTCCGATTTCTCATGGACCTCAATTTTCTCAGTGACCATGGATTGAAAGTGCGTTGGACTCTTGTCCAAAGTTCTAATGCTTATGTCGCTGCTGCGGCGATTTATATTCAACGGTCGCATTTGCGAGAGTTCAGAATTCCTTCGACTGTACGGAACATCGGAATTTCTTCGGGATTCGGACGACCTGTTAGGTGGAAAAATGCTGTCGAAATCGGAGTTTCTCCGCGAGCTCGTTGGACTGGCGTCCAGAACACGCGGCAATCTCTGTTCCATATCGTTCGACAGCATTCGCTTCGGTGTCCGGTTGCCAAAGTCGCTGTTCCTCCGTAATTTCGTAGCGAATTGCGAACCACGATTTTTCTCGTGCCCGAAATCTGAGCATCTCCTCAGGTCTCGGGAACTCCCGGTCGGTGTGACCATTTCGGAGTGTCGGCGCAATATCCCTTCCGGGGTTTTCGCACGGTCGGTGCTGTTTACCACCGAGCGTTTAACCTCCGAACTCGGTGACGTCTCATCCTCCTCGTTGATAAAACGAACGCTGCAGTCCGAATTCCTCCGCGAGGAGGAACGCCCCGATGCGTCACTTCCGCGTCTACTTGCCAACGAGCTCCTTCGGCTCGGTGACGACACCATTATTATCGGTAAATTAACGGTCGATGGTGTCGGGGTTGGCGGTCTCACGTAGACTTCCGGTACCGTCGATACCGGCTGAGAATCACGGCTCATTGACCTTGATGCTAATGCCACTGATTCACGCCTCGTTTGATTCTTACTCCCCGATAAATTGCAATCTGAAATACAAAAGGTTCAATAATATATTCAAGCTCGCGTCTCATTTAATCAAGCGTTTCATTCCAGTTTATCATTTCCTCCATCGAACGTAATCGCTGTGCCAACGCTGACTGTGTAGCAACGCTCTTGATTTTACAATGAAAGGAAAGTTCTTGACTTTACCAAAAAatgggtggggttcaatatgtcgaataactgaattgtagaacggtcgatatttcgaaattttttaaattgtgatatcagtttggagaaaaataagtaattcgaaattcttattcccgatcgactattcagtagattgcgtgtttaatcaaaaatttcttctcttaattcgtatttacccgaaaatatatatttcaatagttttcatttcgaatgctattttaacagaccatccgaatgtcaaaagttcatattttcgaattcgaaatggggagtaattgttttacagacagaccagaatacagagtagcaaaaaatcgaaagtgaatttttcgagcctataaaacttagaatgcagaatagcgatggctcgaaaaggcgaaagtcaaaatggcgatgttttaAATCGGAGATCActggtctgagtaagtgagtgagtgagacgcgtgtatttggagctccactgcatttatttattttgatcgatcgactttctaaccgtttcgctattttgactgctcgactttttggtgtttcagtatttcaacctcagtaatatttggtctttcgttattatattttcaaaattgtgaattttcacagtatcgctgaccgtagtaatttatgaatcgaaagagtgatagtcgaattttcgtaaaatcgatattttagtcatcgtcctatgggcgattgttacattctattttcgatgtaaacgcgcttcgaaccttgcagtttctgctttatttattttcggcattcacagctctagtcgaatctatctgtctccatattatcatttaaagtttataaactcgagattttagctgttcgaaattttagtcattccaacatttgatccccaccccaaAAAATCACCGAAAATAGTGGGCGAaactttaaggagtttcggtacaaaagtctaaaaattaagaaattgatcaaacttggtgataatgttgttcaacatcaagtgcaaaaacacaatttttttcaaaattttcttctacctagttatcgagtaattacgtattaaagcagatttcttatgcccggaatgtatacctatatatatgaaaacgctatgcttatacacgtgaactttagtgatcaattactcgataactgtgtagaagaaaaatcttaaaaaatttgtattgccaaatttggcactaaagaatatgttcaccaaattttataaaattctaaactttttgaaattttttatgtttttagcatggtttagcatggcaacattgtattgcctgtaccgaaactccttaattctATGAcgcaatacattttttcaatctttttctgTTTTAATAAGTCATTCAAAAAATCTACTGAAACAACTATGAATTCTTAACTCCCGACTGCTCGCAGGGTAATAAAACGGGAGTTACGCGTTTCACTGCGCGATCACCTGAAATAGGGGGGTTTTCTTTGAAGCAACTTTTCTCTGGAACGGTCACTCTCGTCTTGGCCAATTTTTCCTTGTGTTTTCTACACTTAGACATAGTTTGTCAAAATCTATGGTGAACGGCTCGCTTagaaaattaatatttacGTTCAAACTTATTTTCCCACATCGATAATAATTGACCTAATGAGGCAGTGCTCGATTATCGAAAACTTCACTCGGTTGTACGCTGCTGCTTCCACTTCGAGCTGTTGTTTTCAAAGTAGAGTCCCAACTCGACAGCGGCGGCCACTCTGTCAACTCTGCATTATATCCAGAGACGCGACAGCGTTTCGACGCCAAGTGTTAAAAAGAAGAATTTCGTAGGTAGAGCGAGTCAAAACGGGCCGTGTATCTCTGCTCGAGGTTGGTCGATTTTCCCTCTTTGTAtgacaacaaaatttatatagatatacg
It encodes:
- the LOC122413903 gene encoding uncharacterized protein, translating into MDKSANFSRGTNTSTTIPGQNCLWHNGSSGPNSISLDKLLITTPSLASVNQDLKWIFPLHTYGFACLFFVLSFYTFFSILNLRSLISSRPFMSTINIFLCLLGVSRSGCLFIDPYNLQETMPKVIGSIMWDIGFPCVTSAFCLIQLAFLHLTQLKFGPEKIQKESCLSFIITAHFSCIIASDVALAYHNHFIAKHVVQTVFLTWSILLYLTFLHAGYKVMHLLRTMPNNMLTRENLSANQKGIMQLAMLAPYNNLASSVAAALVPTMLGPNNKTNVLEDHEESNAPDATASRGTKDCNLSGSKNQTRRESVALASRSMSRDSQPVSTVPEVYVRPPTPTPSTVNLPIIMVSSPSRRSSLASRRGSDASGRSSSRRNSDCSVRFINEEDETSPSSEVKRSVVNSTDRAKTPEGILRRHSEMVTPTGSSRDLRRCSDFGHEKNRGSQFATKLRRNSDFGNRTPKRMLSNDMEQRLPRVLDASPTSSRRNSDFDSIFPPNRSSESRRNSDVPYSRRNSELSQMRPLNINRRSSDISIRTLDKSPTHFQSMVTEKIEVHEKSESDSDQPDCNEKASLMNDKSSFDDKNKARKKSLTWKNDKNKEDSEDITAESSLLPDAQINDNRVVGNDFTLHAILNHIAHVNRSKSDAPLYLPDVNSAAAKKSQMRRVLNVTYATAILGIVLCAVDILRIFGPYGLLGETVHYGTQPAPNQFPRPWPWLFYQTLCRGLELIMGCAMANITKQPSISPRHQYLKNYRSYSPGLKARDGLYI